From Faecalicatena sp. Marseille-Q4148:
ATTCTACAATACGGTCAACAGCTCTTATCCCACGCATGTTTGCGTAAGTAACTACAGCATACATCATGATTGGGTTGTACCCGGTTCTTCCCTTATCAGAACAATTGGCTAATAAGCCAGAAAAATCTAACTCCTCCATCACTTTTTTCAGGGTATAGACTGGATCGTCGTCTGGTAAACACAATTCGAAGAAACTGAAGTTAATTTTCTGTTGCCCTAATTCAAAAAAATCGTTATAATAGTCTTTGTTTAGCATAGTTCCATTATAACATGGAACGGAGAAAATGATGGTTGTCGTTAGCCATCTTTTTCTCTTTTTATGGAAAAGTTTCAGGGGCAGGTTTGACTCATACAAGTCAAATCTGCCCCTGTTTGGAACTATCATTTCCCGACAGCCCCAGATGCTTTGTATATCATACGATTTTCATTAATTTTTTGTTCTATTTTTTTCTCAGATGTCCTACATATTTTTCTTCACAGTATTTACATCTGTAAATTTCTTTTTCCTCATCGGTGAGAATGAAAATATGATCCAGTTCCTGTTCAATAGAGGTGATACAGCGAGGATTTTTGCAGCGGATAACGTTTTTGATTTCTTTTGGCAGATGGAGCCGTTTTTTCTCGATAATCCGATCATTCTGGATGATATTAATTGTGATATTGTGATCAATGAAGCCAAGAACGTCTAAATCGATATAGTCGATTGGGCATTCGATTTTAATAATATCTTTTTTACCCATTTTGTTGCTCTTTGCATTTTTGATGATTGCAACAGTGCAGTCGAGTTTATCAAGGTTCAGATATTTATAAATATCCATGCATTTTCCAGCCTGGATATGGTCAAGTACGACACCTTCTGAGATGCCGCTGACATTTAATGTACTGTTTGTAGCCATGAATCAGCCCTCCTAGGAAACTTTAATATTGAGTAACGTAAGAATCAGTGCCATTCGCACATAAACACCGTATTGTA
This genomic window contains:
- a CDS encoding aspartate carbamoyltransferase regulatory subunit → MATNSTLNVSGISEGVVLDHIQAGKCMDIYKYLNLDKLDCTVAIIKNAKSNKMGKKDIIKIECPIDYIDLDVLGFIDHNITINIIQNDRIIEKKRLHLPKEIKNVIRCKNPRCITSIEQELDHIFILTDEEKEIYRCKYCEEKYVGHLRKK